Within Phaeodactylum tricornutum CCAP 1055/1 chromosome 15, whole genome shotgun sequence, the genomic segment CTTCACAACCCTAAACCAGAATATTTTTGATAGATTAAGACAGTTTCCCGGGTCAATACGTAAGTAAATAGTACTACGATTGTACAGATGATGGTAGTGTCGGATTGCGAAAGCAGGCGTCGAAACAGAGCGTCACAGCTTGGGGTTTCCGTCGTCGCATACGGGTATTGTCATAGGAGGGTGATGACGCAAAACCTTGGACCCGGACCGTAACGTGTCCCGGCGCCAGCGCTCCTTGGAGAGGAATCCATTCGACCATCGGTACAGGGGAGGGATCCTTTGAGACTTCTGAACTGTTGCTTGGTTCGTAAGGAGGCACCCATTCCGGTGGATAGGTAAGACCACGTAAAAACTCGACATTCCAGTGACGGGCGGCTGGGGGGTAACTCGATACTTGACTTGTTTCTGTGAAGACGTTTTCGTACTCATCCTCATACTCATCCACTATCTCTCCTATTTCATGCTGTAAGACTACCCCGAGTGCCGTTGTAATGCGGTTCATGGCAGCTAGGTACAATTCCATGGACGCTGCCCAGGGACCGTCGTGTGCCAGTCGGTTGGCGAGATTGGTCCCCGTTTTCGAACGCACCCGCATAATCCAGTTTGAGCTCAGCTCGTACGCATGTCTAGTGTCGTCGCTGCGATCTCTATACTGCTGGAAGGACACAGCGGCCGCGTCGTGTTCTTGCGTCAAAATACCATCCGCCAGATTAATGTG encodes:
- a CDS encoding predicted protein, coding for MNCLLAQRRLVPIYLSTSGTLFSIPTLRTFSSKTSKGKSKSSDSPEKKAESPADTQKPAPQKIPQRLRRKKSNLTVARQLTKEVKDGQGLAILKPGNAISSNKTQFYRSTASGTYRRTHQLTLLNASALLNTKDYCVSSANSATSKSGTEAARRLLRGKRDFVAHLRQHVLRKAPLRGASPTSFVLQGHGVPVQLLQDHINLADGILTQEHDAAAVSFQQYRDRSDDTRHAYELSSNWIMRVRSKTGTNLANRLAHDGPWAASMELYLAAMNRITTALGVVLQHEIGEIVDEYEDEYENVFTETSQVSSYPPAARHWNVEFLRGLTYPPEWVPPYEPSNSSEVSKDPSPVPMVEWIPLQGALAPGHVTVRVQGFASSPSYDNTRMRRRKPQAVTLCFDACFRNPTLPSSVQS